From the genome of Brassica oleracea var. oleracea cultivar TO1000 chromosome C4, BOL, whole genome shotgun sequence:
ATAATCTAACATACATGATACATCTGATTACAGAATCAAACATATCACATGCATACTCGCGTACCATACTGAAAATCACATTAGGTCACATTAAATACTCTCGTAAATAGAGACTACCATTAATTCACTTAAGAGACTAACGTTTTATCATAAAAAAGGACCACACTACATTACTTAATCTATTACATGAACTCCATAGAGAACCAAATCTGTTTTTAATTTATTTTCTGGCACTGGCAGATACAGTCCCCATGCTTGTCCTCTATATCTACTGATTCAAGTTTCAACACATGTAAACCAAGAACGCTTTAAACAAAAGGAGAAGAATCCAACATTAGTCAGTAGTCACTATCCCACAGTCACACAGAACAAAAAAAACATTTCAGGCCAAAAGCATTGACTCTAGTTTCAACAATTGTATTTAACACATGTTAACCAATAACGCTTTAAATAGTAAAACAACAAGGAGAAGAAGCCAACATTAGTCACTATACACCACATGTCCACAGTCACACAGAACAAAAAAGCTCTGCACATTCAGACCACAGAGCATTGATTCCCACGAGATAGTTTCAACAGCTATGTTCAAATAAAACTGATAATTAGGGGTTTGTAATAACAGAATTAATATTACATTTTGAAACTTGATGAGAAAGACTAGTGTCTTACCATGCAAAGCAGAGTACAAGCTTCCATTGCCAATGTAATCAGTGATGAGAAGCTTCTCGTCCTCTGCATAGTAATAAGCTCTCAGCCTTACAATGTTAGGGTGGCTGACCATACCGATGTTCTCCACTTCGTTCACGAACTCCTTAAACCGCCACGTGGCGTTACCGTCGCTGAGTCTTCTAACCGCGACAACGGCGGAGGAGGAGGAGGATGGTTCCGCCGCCACGACTCTGTATACAATCCCGCTCCTGCTCTTGCCTATCACGTAAGCCGAAGCTCTCAGCAAATCCTCAAGGTCTAGCTGAAACCCTTCGTCAAAGGCTACAAATTTACCGTCTTGCCCTTCTTCGTCGAACTCTGCGACCACCGTCTCTGTTTTGTACACGGCGGAGGAGCTCTGTTTTCTCCGGATCAGCCACACCGATAGAGAAACAGCTCCGATGACGACGGACACTCCAGAGATCAATGAGACCGTTACAGAACCGGTGGTCTGCTTCTCGTGTCCTTCTTCCTTGCTGATCACGCTAGGGTTCGGTTTCTGAAGCTCTTGAGTACTTTCCGGCTTAGCGGCGATGAGATTAGGGATCTCGAAATCTTCGCACGGTGTCTGCGACGGGAAGCCGCAGAGATGAGAATTTCCGGCGAACGCGAACGGTCCTTGGTTCAACAGAGAACCCACCTGAGGTACTTTTCCGGTGAGGTCGTTGTGGCTGAGATCCAAGGTGACGTGGAGAGGTAACCGACCGTACGACGGTGGAATCTCGCCGGTGAATCGGTTAAACGAGAGGTTTAGAGTTCCGGCGAGGCTTCCGAGTTCGGTGAGTGACTCGGGAAGTGAGCCGTTGAGCCGGTTAGAGGATAAATCGAGATGGTTTAGTGATTTTAAGTGGCGGATTTGGTCTGGGATCGGACCGGAGAGTGAGTTGTGAGAGAGATCGATGTACCGGAGGTTAGTTGGTTCGAAGAGGCGAACCGGTACCGGTTTGGAGAAATTGTTGTGAGCTAGATCGAGCCGGTTAAGCGAGTCGAGTAGACCGAGTTCTGAGGGGATGTAACCGGAGAGACTGTTCCCGAAGAGGTTGAGTGACGTGACTCGGCCGTTTGTACAGGCGACTCCGGACCAATGGCAAGGAGTTTGGTCGGATTCGGACCAGTGGTTCATTACTTTGGTCGGGTCGTTGTCCACGGCGGATTTGAGAGCGAGAAGAGATAAACCGTCGGAGTTGAGAGAAGAGCAGAGAGAGATGGAAGAAACAAGAAGTGGTAGAATCCAACTAAACTTCATTTTCTTGAAATCGTTTTTCTTTGGTTCGTGTAGTGATGCAACGAGAAGTTGCAGAGAAAGAGGATCAACAGTGAAGAAAAGGTTTAGATTCTTTTATGGTTGCATTGTAGCAACGTGGAGTAAAGTAGTCATGATCACAAATTTTGAAATTCTTGAGCGCATGATTATGGTTTGAAATTATAACAATATAATATAGATTTAAATATATTATATAGTATTGGGATTCGTCTTTTTGGTTTCTAATGTGTTTTTTCCAATCGCATAAATGGTTAGTTTATTAGTTGAATAATGCAAGTGGGATCTTGTTACAATGTTTAAAGTTTTGTCCGCGTTGATGATAACTAGGATCGTTGGATTTATAGGATAAAAAGACAAGGAAAAGGCTAACATATAATTTACTACTTAGTACAATATTTTGAATTTTAGATTGCGAATCTTTAAACTGCTATGATTTGAATTTGTATGTGGGAGATAATTGTATCCCTTATATATTAACTGAGAATCATTACAACATTGTTTTGTAACCACGTGTCGCTATGAAAATGAAATTCAGAATTTTTAGAGAAATATGTTGGTACATCTTAACTTATATTATACTTTTTATTAAACTGACTATTAAATTGATAAATAGTGTATAAAAGAATATTCTCGCATTTTTCTTAAATAAAATATACGGAATTGTCTAATATGATTAACGTATATATGACAATCAATGATTATGAATAACAAATATTTGATAATGATTTTTGTGTCTTAGCTCTTTTATGTTTAATTTTATATTACTAAAAAATATTAAACACCCACATTAATTATATAATAAAAAGATTAATTTTTTTCTTATATGTTATATTTTGAATTTTTAAAATGAATATAAATTACTAAAAACATTAAATGTATCACATTAAAATTTTGTGATTAATGGTTTAACTTTTTTAGTAATAACAAAATACAAATGATCATAAATCCTATAAATATGAAGTCTCATTTACTAGACATTCATATTATATATTAATATAGCTTAAAATTAAACTATATAACATAGAAAAATACTTAAATATGATAATTTCTAAATTTGTATTGAAAAAGTATTAAAACCTTAATATTTTAATTTCAAAATTTGCATTAAAAAAAATCGCACATTAGAAATTTTTGTCTTTCATATGAATATGAATTATCAATAATAAATATTTATATTAAAATATACTATATATCTATGTCCATGTCATTGAAATTTATTTGTATTCCATATAAAATATATAAATTGATTGTTTTGATTTATTTACTAAAAAGAATATCGTGAATAAACAAGATGTATTATTTTGATTTATGTCTTTACTCTAATTTAATTATATACATAATATATAAATGAATACAAATAAATAATAATAGATAAAAATTAGTTATAACTTATATATATCTATATATATATATAACATTCATCACTCGCGATTGCGTGGATGTACAATTAGAAAACGACCCATAATACATCTTATATCAAATTATCAATGGACAAACAGTATAATAAGCAATATATCTGAATTAATATTTGTTTTCTAAGTTATCCCTTTTGTTTTGTGTTTGCCATTAGTTATCTTAAATGCCTAGTATCTTAACACATGTAGACCATCTTGAGCCATGAAACAATTGTACAGTCCTACTGAACCTATATCAGGTCAGTACTTCAAAATCGTAAGCACATGTTAGACAAAAAATAGAAACTAATCGACCCCTAGTGGTTATCTTATCATGAAGGGTGAAAAGCATTCTCTCTCAGCTCTGTTTCCTCTCTAAAATATTACACTGAGGAGAGAGAAAGCTTTGTTTTTGGGTCACCGGATCTGTTTCCAGTCTAGTTTCCCCTTTATCGGGCTTTGTTTCTGGGAAAAAGAGGCTTCTACAGTTCTTCTTCGCCGGCTTTCGTGATGGTTGAAACTTCATGTCGTGATGTGAAGTTCTTGGGGTATGGGTTGTGGTTTCGGTTTCGAATCCTCTTGATTAGTCACGTTTGGCTAATATGAGTGATTACGTTTGGTGGTCTGAGTCTGGAGGAGATCTCGATTCTAATCGTTTGATTCTCTCGGCGGTGTGATTTTGCCACCGAATCTCCTTTACCTTCAATACAGTTGTTGGAGGTAGATTTTCGGCGGTTGTGATTGAGGACCCGGTGGATTCCGGTGGCGAGTGCTCTG
Proteins encoded in this window:
- the LOC106337586 gene encoding probable inactive leucine-rich repeat receptor-like protein kinase At1g66830 encodes the protein MKFSWILPLLVSSISLCSSLNSDGLSLLALKSAVDNDPTKVMNHWSESDQTPCHWSGVACTNGRVTSLNLFGNSLSGYIPSELGLLDSLNRLDLAHNNFSKPVPVRLFEPTNLRYIDLSHNSLSGPIPDQIRHLKSLNHLDLSSNRLNGSLPESLTELGSLAGTLNLSFNRFTGEIPPSYGRLPLHVTLDLSHNDLTGKVPQVGSLLNQGPFAFAGNSHLCGFPSQTPCEDFEIPNLIAAKPESTQELQKPNPSVISKEEGHEKQTTGSVTVSLISGVSVVIGAVSLSVWLIRRKQSSSAVYKTETVVAEFDEEGQDGKFVAFDEGFQLDLEDLLRASAYVIGKSRSGIVYRVVAAEPSSSSSAVVAVRRLSDGNATWRFKEFVNEVENIGMVSHPNIVRLRAYYYAEDEKLLITDYIGNGSLYSALHGGPSNTRSPLSWAERLHIAQGTARGLMYIHEYSSRKYVHGNLKTSKILLDDELLPHVSGFGLTRLVHGYPKLPDHSLSTNVQSFATRLSAPPQAAYLAPEARASSGYKSSQKCDVYSFGVILLELLTGCLPGGFSENGGEELVSVVRKWHKEGRSLADILDPKLLKQELADKQAIAAIRVALNCTDTNPELRPRMRSVSESLGRIKTV